In Halobacillus amylolyticus, the following proteins share a genomic window:
- a CDS encoding flavin-containing monooxygenase, with the protein MSSSREPQKQVDAVVIGAGFSGMYMLHRLREAGLSTRVYEAADGVGGVWYWNRYPGARCDSESVYYNYSFSEELFKEWEWSSRYPEQPEILRYLNYVADKFELRPDIQFNTRVSSAIYEEESNRWQIQTDTGESVSAKYFITGVGCISTANVPNIKGLDSFEGDWYHTGHWPHEKVDFTGKRVGVIGTGSSGIQSIPAIAKEAAHLTVFQRTPQYSVPARNHAYTQEFVDEVKENYSKIRRQMQESAAGLRFIHGERSVLEDTPEERRRVLQEGWDKGGWEILFAYNDLLMNEEANELVAEFIREKIRETVDDPETAEKLTPSSYYGTKRAIVDTEYFETYNRKNVRLVDVKEAPIQEITSKGIRTADDEYELDALVFATGFDGMTGSLFKIDIRGRDDVSLKGKWENGAKTKTYLGLTTAGFPNMFMLTGPESPSVLGNMPATIEQHVEWVTDCIEHLRENKVDVIEAEDRAEEDWSKHCKELADATLYTKTDSWYTGANISGKARGFPIYVGGYGPYRQICDEVTAKGYEGFSLKKV; encoded by the coding sequence ATGTCATCCTCACGAGAACCTCAAAAGCAAGTGGATGCAGTCGTTATTGGCGCTGGGTTTTCTGGTATGTACATGCTTCACCGTTTGCGCGAGGCTGGTTTATCTACCCGTGTGTATGAAGCAGCTGATGGCGTCGGTGGTGTATGGTATTGGAACCGTTATCCTGGAGCGCGATGCGATTCAGAGAGTGTCTACTATAATTACAGCTTCTCTGAAGAACTTTTTAAAGAATGGGAGTGGTCTTCTAGGTATCCGGAGCAGCCTGAGATTTTGCGTTACCTTAATTATGTCGCGGACAAGTTTGAGTTGCGTCCGGATATTCAGTTTAATACGCGCGTTAGTTCGGCCATATACGAGGAAGAGTCAAATCGATGGCAGATTCAAACAGATACAGGGGAGAGTGTGTCAGCTAAATACTTTATTACCGGAGTCGGCTGTATTTCTACGGCCAATGTTCCGAATATAAAAGGTCTTGATTCTTTTGAAGGTGATTGGTATCACACGGGTCACTGGCCCCATGAAAAAGTAGATTTCACCGGGAAACGCGTCGGAGTCATCGGGACAGGCTCCAGTGGGATACAATCAATCCCCGCCATCGCGAAAGAAGCGGCTCACCTTACCGTTTTTCAGCGAACCCCGCAGTACAGTGTGCCAGCGAGAAATCATGCATATACACAAGAGTTCGTTGATGAGGTGAAAGAAAACTACAGTAAGATTAGAAGGCAGATGCAGGAATCCGCGGCTGGTTTGCGTTTTATCCACGGGGAACGGTCAGTGCTAGAGGATACGCCGGAAGAACGTCGCCGGGTATTGCAGGAAGGCTGGGATAAAGGCGGTTGGGAGATTTTATTTGCCTATAACGATCTCCTGATGAATGAGGAAGCAAATGAACTTGTTGCTGAGTTTATACGTGAGAAAATACGTGAAACCGTTGATGACCCTGAAACAGCGGAGAAACTCACCCCTTCCAGTTACTACGGAACAAAGCGTGCTATCGTAGATACCGAGTATTTCGAAACGTATAACCGGAAAAATGTCCGCTTAGTGGATGTGAAGGAAGCACCGATTCAAGAGATTACTTCTAAAGGAATTCGTACAGCTGATGATGAGTATGAGCTAGATGCCCTCGTATTTGCGACAGGATTTGATGGAATGACAGGATCCCTTTTCAAAATAGATATTCGTGGTAGAGATGACGTTTCCTTAAAAGGAAAATGGGAAAATGGAGCCAAAACGAAAACGTACCTCGGATTGACCACGGCAGGTTTTCCGAATATGTTCATGCTTACAGGACCGGAAAGCCCTTCTGTGTTAGGGAATATGCCGGCAACCATTGAGCAGCATGTAGAATGGGTCACGGATTGCATTGAGCATTTGCGCGAAAACAAAGTGGATGTAATCGAAGCAGAAGATCGAGCTGAAGAGGACTGGAGCAAACACTGTAAAGAATTGGCGGATGCGACGCTTTATACAAAGACGGACTCTTGGTATACAGGAGCAAACATTTCTGGGAAAGCGCGTGGATTTCCGATTTATGTAGGGGGTTATGGCCCTTATCGTCAAATTTGTGATGAAGTAACGGCTAAAGGCTACGAAGGATTCTCTTTAAAAAAAGTATGA
- a CDS encoding MFS transporter, with translation MAEQLSVEQNLTKSEKKKIIFLMCSVLLFSVMNGTMFMIAVPDIATSFSLLPSQVSWVVTGYIILYAIGALMYGKLADIYPLKTLLTIGLSLFAAGSILGFFSPNFLMVVFSRMIQAMGASSIVALAFIVPSRYFPEEKGRVLGIVSSTMAFASGIGPVIGGFVAGALNWQFLFLISALVLITIPFFRIWMPEEEKKEGKVDILGAVFIAIAVAALILFITLFTWWYILISIMFFSLFAWRIFNSDNPFIRPDLFRNAPYRTTIIAGFFAIMTMFGMMFMMPLMLSEVNGLNTLFIGLTLFPGAMAAAFMGRWAGILTDKRGSKQVVFIAFALMIIGFFLLSTFIGSPAWVISIVIIISYIAFPFIQTATANLISTVLPRNEIGVGMGVYNLFNFMSGAFGGAVIGKILDYETDMKLNPFSISQDHEIIYSNVFIGLVVLTILNGFFFYFAFKKLRV, from the coding sequence ATGGCTGAACAACTAAGTGTAGAACAAAATCTAACGAAGTCAGAAAAAAAGAAGATCATCTTCCTGATGTGTTCTGTCTTATTATTTTCTGTTATGAATGGAACCATGTTCATGATTGCCGTACCTGATATTGCAACATCTTTTTCCCTTTTGCCTTCACAGGTTAGCTGGGTTGTAACAGGATATATCATTCTTTATGCAATCGGTGCATTGATGTATGGGAAATTAGCTGATATATACCCTTTGAAAACGTTATTGACGATTGGACTTAGCTTGTTTGCAGCTGGTTCGATTTTGGGCTTTTTTTCACCAAATTTTTTGATGGTTGTCTTTTCACGCATGATTCAAGCAATGGGGGCTTCTTCCATTGTTGCCTTGGCTTTTATTGTCCCATCAAGATATTTTCCGGAAGAAAAGGGTAGAGTATTAGGCATTGTCTCGAGTACAATGGCCTTCGCCTCTGGTATTGGACCAGTGATCGGAGGTTTTGTCGCTGGTGCCCTGAATTGGCAATTTTTATTTTTAATTTCTGCACTCGTTTTAATTACCATTCCTTTTTTTCGAATCTGGATGCCTGAAGAGGAGAAGAAGGAAGGAAAAGTTGATATTCTAGGCGCTGTATTTATCGCTATAGCGGTAGCTGCTCTCATTCTCTTTATTACATTGTTTACTTGGTGGTACATCCTTATAAGCATCATGTTCTTTAGTTTGTTTGCGTGGAGAATATTCAACAGTGACAATCCGTTTATCCGGCCGGACTTGTTTCGAAACGCTCCTTACCGAACAACCATTATCGCTGGATTTTTTGCGATCATGACAATGTTTGGCATGATGTTTATGATGCCTCTTATGTTAAGTGAGGTTAACGGATTAAATACGCTATTTATAGGTCTTACTTTATTTCCTGGTGCAATGGCTGCTGCTTTTATGGGTAGATGGGCTGGGATTTTAACCGATAAGCGGGGCAGTAAGCAAGTAGTCTTTATTGCTTTTGCACTTATGATTATTGGCTTCTTCCTGTTATCCACCTTTATTGGAAGTCCTGCTTGGGTTATAAGTATAGTGATCATTATAAGCTATATCGCTTTTCCTTTTATCCAGACGGCCACTGCAAATTTGATCTCAACTGTTTTGCCCAGAAATGAAATAGGTGTAGGGATGGGGGTCTATAACCTATTCAATTTTATGTCAGGTGCATTTGGTGGAGCGGTTATCGGGAAAATATTAGACTACGAAACTGACATGAAGTTGAATCCTTTTTCCATTTCCCAGGATCACGAGATTATCTATAGCAATGTCTTCATAGGTCTTGTTGTGTTGACGATTTTAAACGGCTTTTTCTTTTACTTTGCTTTTAAAAAGTTAAGGGTTTAA
- a CDS encoding TerC family protein, protein MDSIWLEYGWTLLVLIGLEGILSADNALVLAVIAKHLPDEQKKRAIDYGILMAFIFRFAAIFLISFVAGVWQVQAIGAAYLIYLGVKHVYATFFVSKKEHEEDENKAGSGFWPTVAKIGVADVAFAIDSILAAVALAVTLPATPLPKFGGMDGGQYIVIVTATIAGLVLIKFAATWFVQLLEKRPGLETTAYMIVTWVGVKLAIITLSHHNVGILPESFSHSTGWTIIFWSVLIIIAAGGWFLSDKGSSQKEYSN, encoded by the coding sequence GTGGACTCAATATGGCTTGAATATGGTTGGACATTATTAGTACTCATCGGTCTAGAGGGGATACTCTCAGCTGATAACGCTCTTGTTCTCGCGGTAATAGCAAAGCACTTACCTGATGAACAAAAGAAACGCGCCATTGACTATGGTATCCTCATGGCATTCATTTTTCGATTCGCTGCCATCTTTCTTATTTCATTTGTGGCAGGTGTTTGGCAAGTTCAGGCAATTGGTGCAGCCTACCTCATTTATCTAGGCGTAAAACATGTTTATGCAACGTTCTTTGTTTCGAAAAAAGAACACGAGGAAGATGAAAATAAGGCAGGATCTGGTTTTTGGCCTACAGTAGCAAAGATTGGCGTAGCTGACGTTGCCTTTGCCATTGACTCAATCCTTGCCGCCGTAGCACTTGCTGTCACTTTGCCAGCAACACCACTACCTAAGTTCGGAGGAATGGATGGTGGGCAATATATTGTTATCGTTACTGCAACTATAGCAGGACTAGTATTAATTAAATTCGCAGCAACCTGGTTTGTGCAACTTCTTGAGAAACGTCCTGGCTTAGAAACGACTGCCTACATGATTGTTACATGGGTCGGCGTAAAACTTGCTATTATTACACTTTCTCATCATAACGTCGGTATCTTACCCGAATCATTTTCACACAGCACCGGCTGGACAATTATTTTCTGGTCCGTTTTGATCATTATCGCAGCAGGAGGATGGTTTCTCTCAGATAAGGGCTCTTCTCAGAAAGAGTATTCAAATTAG
- a CDS encoding SLC13 family permease, translating into MNADKHKKQTVKWMVIFLALLLILVADVVPRENVASDKEWTTLAILLFAITLWFTEVIPAAVTSMVVIVLYPLLDVITFEEAAQGLGNEIIWLVLSMLIMAAAVKKTNLDKRIAFFILSLSYGRIRLILLNFIILAFLLTFIIPNAIGRLSVLLPIGISFIKAFENELEVNFSKSIILIITFVPYLSTISILTGAGGSIYAASLFESMLNYEWSYLHWMIVMTPISLLILLFFWLLLLWLFPVKLEKLKGINYYLEEEKSRLGDVTASEKKLGVLYSLLIILWVTKEIHHIPISMSAVLICIMLFVPGFNIIKWEEAKNGVNWGVPLLFAAGFTIAFALQTSGVVVSITTLVEEHLKNIPNLVLPLILMLIFVAIRIVFTNYTAMVASLLPVALTFANGSPLNPVWLGMICVVASSTSYLFPSQSIGNMMTYSLGYYNGRDMFVVGSVLTSTIIIITLLLALFYWPLVGITMY; encoded by the coding sequence ATGAATGCAGATAAGCACAAAAAGCAAACAGTTAAGTGGATGGTTATTTTTTTAGCATTACTGTTGATCTTGGTCGCGGATGTTGTTCCACGTGAAAATGTGGCCAGCGATAAAGAGTGGACTACTCTGGCTATTCTACTATTTGCGATCACTTTATGGTTTACGGAAGTGATCCCAGCTGCCGTAACCAGCATGGTCGTTATTGTGTTATACCCGTTGCTTGATGTAATAACGTTTGAAGAAGCAGCACAAGGATTAGGAAACGAAATTATCTGGTTAGTCTTGTCAATGCTTATAATGGCAGCCGCAGTAAAAAAAACTAATTTAGATAAGCGAATTGCCTTTTTTATACTTTCCCTTTCCTATGGCAGGATAAGGTTAATTTTATTAAATTTTATCATCTTGGCATTTCTACTAACATTCATTATTCCAAACGCAATAGGTAGACTAAGTGTTTTACTTCCGATTGGTATTAGCTTTATTAAAGCATTTGAGAATGAATTAGAGGTTAATTTCTCAAAATCGATCATTCTAATTATTACGTTTGTTCCCTATTTGTCTACTATTAGTATTTTAACAGGCGCAGGAGGTTCTATATACGCTGCTAGTTTATTTGAATCAATGCTCAATTATGAATGGTCCTACTTACATTGGATGATTGTGATGACCCCAATTTCTTTACTTATACTTCTGTTTTTTTGGTTGTTATTACTTTGGCTCTTCCCGGTAAAGCTGGAAAAATTAAAGGGTATAAATTATTATCTCGAAGAAGAAAAAAGTAGGTTGGGTGATGTGACGGCTTCTGAAAAGAAATTAGGGGTACTGTATAGTCTTCTTATTATTTTATGGGTAACAAAAGAGATCCATCATATTCCAATTTCAATGTCGGCTGTCCTTATATGTATAATGTTGTTTGTTCCGGGATTCAATATCATTAAGTGGGAAGAGGCTAAAAATGGTGTGAATTGGGGAGTTCCGCTATTATTCGCTGCTGGTTTTACGATAGCTTTTGCACTTCAAACAAGCGGGGTTGTTGTATCGATTACCACACTAGTTGAGGAGCATCTCAAAAACATCCCTAATTTAGTCCTACCGTTAATTCTTATGCTTATATTTGTTGCTATTCGAATCGTCTTTACAAATTACACTGCTATGGTGGCATCACTATTACCTGTTGCACTTACTTTCGCAAATGGCAGCCCACTTAATCCAGTATGGTTAGGAATGATTTGTGTTGTGGCTAGTAGTACTTCTTATTTATTCCCCTCACAATCGATTGGAAATATGATGACATATTCACTCGGGTACTATAATGGGAGGGATATGTTTGTTGTAGGGAGTGTTTTAACAAGTACCATCATAATTATAACCTTATTGCTTGCTTTATTTTATTGGCCTTTAGTGGGGATTACTATGTATTAA
- a CDS encoding MmgE/PrpD family protein: METRTLVKNVLNTTYEEIPSSVVEHAKKSIQNWMGVAIGAAYHESMDMVLELKEDLNSGEQVSVLGRPEKVDLLLASLTNGMSSHIFDFDDTHLDTIHHPSGPIAPVVFALGEHYDLEPKELIRAFVLGCEVELRISNAVYPSHYSLGWHITSTAGVFGAAAAAGILLKFDEEQMLHALGLAGTQSSGLREMFGTMTKPFHPGKAAQNGLLAALLAKKGFTSSKQVLEAKRGFASVLAPEYNLDRINENWGTQWELLKNAFKPYACGIVLHPSIDACIKLRDYASVKDVKEIEVTVNPYVLELTGKPEPQTGLEGKFSIYHSATVGFLEGDAGEDQYKDEVVLRPDVVSFRSKVKPTVDPNMQEDEATAKLTLINGEEHTVKIEHATGSIENPMTQEHLDTKFSKLTQPIIGAENGKKVIEKVGNFENLSSIKEVIELCTSKNILV, from the coding sequence ATGGAAACAAGAACTTTGGTTAAAAACGTTTTAAATACTACGTATGAGGAAATTCCTTCTTCTGTTGTGGAACATGCGAAAAAAAGCATTCAAAATTGGATGGGTGTTGCAATAGGGGCTGCCTATCACGAATCCATGGATATGGTACTAGAACTAAAAGAAGACTTAAATTCTGGAGAGCAAGTTTCAGTATTGGGTAGGCCTGAAAAGGTGGATCTGCTGCTGGCTTCCTTAACAAACGGAATGTCATCCCACATTTTCGACTTTGATGACACACATTTAGATACAATCCACCATCCAAGTGGTCCTATTGCTCCAGTGGTATTTGCACTTGGGGAACACTATGATTTAGAGCCAAAAGAGTTGATTAGAGCATTTGTATTGGGGTGCGAAGTTGAATTAAGAATCAGTAATGCAGTATATCCATCCCATTATAGCTTAGGCTGGCATATTACAAGTACTGCTGGTGTATTTGGAGCAGCAGCTGCCGCAGGGATTCTATTAAAGTTCGATGAGGAACAAATGTTACATGCACTCGGTTTAGCGGGAACACAATCAAGTGGCTTAAGAGAAATGTTTGGTACAATGACAAAACCATTTCACCCAGGAAAGGCTGCCCAAAATGGGTTGTTAGCTGCTCTATTAGCGAAGAAGGGCTTTACAAGTTCTAAGCAGGTATTAGAGGCTAAAAGAGGCTTTGCTTCTGTATTAGCGCCAGAATATAACCTTGATCGTATTAATGAAAATTGGGGCACACAATGGGAGCTGCTTAAAAATGCATTTAAACCTTATGCATGTGGTATTGTACTACATCCATCCATCGACGCATGTATCAAGTTAAGAGATTACGCAAGTGTAAAGGATGTAAAAGAAATTGAGGTAACTGTAAACCCATACGTTCTTGAGCTAACTGGAAAGCCTGAACCTCAGACAGGGTTAGAGGGTAAATTTAGCATTTATCACTCAGCAACTGTTGGATTTTTAGAAGGCGATGCAGGTGAGGACCAATATAAAGATGAAGTTGTTCTGCGTCCCGATGTTGTTTCATTCCGTTCTAAAGTAAAGCCGACTGTTGATCCAAACATGCAAGAAGATGAAGCAACTGCCAAGTTAACATTAATTAATGGAGAAGAGCACACTGTAAAAATTGAACATGCAACAGGAAGCATTGAAAATCCGATGACACAAGAGCATCTAGATACTAAATTTAGTAAACTTACCCAACCAATTATTGGTGCTGAGAATGGAAAGAAGGTTATTGAAAAGGTAGGAAACTTTGAAAACCTTTCCTCAATTAAAGAAGTTATTGAGCTATGTACTAGTAAAAATATACTGGTTTAA
- a CDS encoding GntR family transcriptional regulator has product MEKDMKTDKVFQYIYDGIKTAEFPPGKMLTERGIVKKLGVSRTPVREALRRLEKYGLVESEPHKGVKVISMTKDRIKHLYQVREVLEGLGARLLAENRDEEAISVLNNLLADAEEAVKVGDIDTLSTINSNFHMEIARISGNSYLINVLTTLQSHIQLVMVTSLSNKNRPPQNLKEHRMIVDAIESWDPELAEAVIKSHVRKSYNKALQKLKINED; this is encoded by the coding sequence ATGGAAAAAGATATGAAAACAGATAAAGTGTTCCAATATATATATGACGGTATAAAGACTGCAGAATTTCCTCCTGGAAAAATGCTGACAGAGAGAGGGATTGTTAAAAAACTTGGTGTAAGTAGAACACCTGTCCGTGAAGCATTGAGACGGCTAGAGAAATATGGGCTAGTCGAGTCTGAACCACACAAAGGTGTTAAAGTAATTTCGATGACAAAAGACCGTATTAAACATTTATATCAGGTTAGAGAAGTACTTGAAGGACTAGGTGCCAGGTTATTAGCTGAAAATAGAGATGAAGAAGCTATTTCTGTGCTAAATAATCTTCTAGCTGATGCGGAGGAGGCCGTAAAGGTTGGGGATATAGATACACTTTCCACAATCAATAGTAATTTTCATATGGAAATAGCAAGAATCTCAGGGAATAGTTACTTAATAAATGTTCTGACAACTTTACAATCACATATTCAACTTGTAATGGTAACATCACTATCAAACAAAAATCGGCCTCCCCAGAACTTGAAAGAACATCGGATGATTGTGGATGCAATTGAAAGCTGGGATCCTGAATTAGCAGAAGCAGTAATTAAGTCACATGTTCGTAAATCTTATAATAAAGCTTTGCAAAAACTAAAAATAAATGAGGATTAA
- a CDS encoding tripartite tricarboxylate transporter permease — MIEGMLTGFSHVFQLSHFLGLLIGIAIGYFIGSMPGLTPSIGIALIIPFTFTMDPVMAMIIITSLYMAAEYGGGITAILLNAPGTPAAAATAFDGYELTKKGEAGKALTISIIASAIGALSSSVLLVFTAVPMASFALEFGPTEYFALAVFGLSLVASLSQESLLKGMLSMLLGLLIVTIGLDPVMGTPRFVFTNGLFEGVPFLPALIGLFALSEVLYMLEDVKEKPAKSEKLKGIGAPFSLFKKMWATLVRAPLLGYFIGVIPGAGTTIASLVSYNEAKRVSKTKDTFGKGNPEGIAASEGANNAAVSGAFAPLLALGIPGSASAAIIIGALTIQGIQPGPMLFTDNPEIPYSIFATLFVGVPIMTLVGLGGARLWVKVVLIPKRILAVFVAGICILGAFAYSNTMFPVWIMVTFGILGYILRKCNVPTTPMVLSLVLGFMMETNFRRAMTVSGGDYSFFFQRPITVILLAVSIITLVLPIIQKTRSRKNK; from the coding sequence ATGATAGAAGGTATGTTAACTGGTTTTTCACATGTTTTTCAACTATCACACTTTCTTGGACTTCTTATTGGTATTGCAATAGGATATTTTATTGGATCGATGCCCGGCTTAACTCCTAGTATTGGGATTGCGTTAATCATTCCATTTACGTTTACAATGGACCCTGTAATGGCAATGATCATTATCACGTCTCTTTATATGGCTGCTGAATACGGGGGAGGGATAACAGCTATTCTGTTAAATGCTCCTGGGACGCCTGCTGCGGCTGCTACAGCTTTTGACGGGTATGAGTTAACGAAAAAAGGGGAAGCGGGAAAAGCATTAACTATTTCAATTATTGCCTCGGCAATCGGTGCTCTTAGTAGTTCAGTCTTACTGGTTTTTACCGCTGTCCCTATGGCAAGTTTTGCCTTAGAATTTGGGCCGACAGAGTATTTTGCTTTGGCAGTATTTGGTCTAAGCTTAGTGGCTTCTTTGAGTCAAGAGTCCCTTTTAAAAGGGATGCTAAGCATGTTGCTGGGACTTTTAATAGTTACGATTGGCTTAGATCCTGTAATGGGAACTCCGAGGTTTGTCTTTACCAATGGTCTGTTTGAAGGGGTGCCATTTTTACCTGCATTAATTGGCTTGTTTGCGCTCTCTGAAGTACTGTATATGTTGGAGGATGTAAAAGAAAAGCCTGCTAAGTCAGAAAAACTGAAGGGGATTGGAGCACCATTTAGTTTATTTAAAAAAATGTGGGCCACATTAGTCCGTGCACCACTTCTGGGTTATTTTATCGGAGTTATACCTGGAGCAGGAACAACAATTGCCTCCCTAGTCAGTTATAATGAAGCGAAAAGGGTTTCCAAAACTAAGGATACTTTTGGCAAAGGGAATCCTGAAGGGATAGCAGCCTCAGAGGGTGCAAATAATGCAGCTGTGTCTGGCGCATTTGCGCCCCTGTTAGCTCTGGGTATCCCGGGTTCTGCTAGTGCCGCTATTATTATCGGTGCGTTGACTATTCAAGGCATACAACCTGGTCCAATGTTGTTCACAGACAATCCCGAAATACCTTACTCAATATTTGCTACACTATTTGTTGGAGTGCCCATTATGACCCTTGTTGGGCTTGGTGGTGCACGTCTATGGGTAAAAGTAGTCCTTATTCCTAAAAGGATTCTTGCTGTATTTGTAGCAGGTATATGTATTCTAGGGGCATTCGCTTACAGCAATACAATGTTCCCGGTGTGGATTATGGTTACCTTTGGAATATTAGGGTATATTTTGAGGAAATGTAATGTGCCTACAACACCAATGGTTTTATCTTTAGTATTAGGATTTATGATGGAAACAAATTTCCGAAGAGCAATGACGGTCAGTGGTGGGGATTACTCGTTTTTCTTTCAACGACCTATTACTGTAATATTGCTAGCTGTTTCAATAATAACCCTTGTTTTACCAATTATACAGAAAACAAGAAGCAGAAAAAATAAATAG
- a CDS encoding tripartite tricarboxylate transporter TctB family protein, whose product MQTGNLVLGTISIIFALCFFIGAQQFPEAVNKAGVGPAAFPKAISILVIIFSVTIILNSLFNKANDSRIVVKRFGNILMSVGSIIAFVVLIPILGFYISTAIFFPVLLFLASETNWKSIVMTTLIFELFAFGMFDQLLGVPLP is encoded by the coding sequence ATGCAGACGGGTAATCTAGTATTAGGAACAATTTCAATCATATTTGCCCTATGTTTTTTTATAGGTGCACAACAATTTCCGGAGGCAGTAAATAAAGCAGGTGTCGGCCCCGCTGCCTTCCCCAAAGCTATTTCAATTCTGGTGATTATCTTTTCCGTTACGATCATTCTAAACTCACTATTTAACAAAGCCAACGACAGTAGAATAGTAGTTAAGAGGTTTGGCAATATCCTTATGTCAGTTGGATCTATCATAGCGTTTGTAGTATTGATTCCGATTTTGGGTTTTTACATTTCGACGGCTATTTTTTTTCCTGTTCTATTATTCTTAGCAAGTGAAACAAACTGGAAGTCGATTGTAATGACCACACTAATTTTTGAGCTTTTTGCATTTGGAATGTTTGATCAATTACTAGGAGTGCCTTTACCGTAA
- a CDS encoding tripartite tricarboxylate transporter substrate binding protein yields the protein MKICKRFKGIFLFTLVLILAACSSTTTGEGASESSDGEGSGYPNKEIKIIVHTSPGGPTDTMVRKLATEAEPILGQSIIVENKKGGSGAAQMAALQSGDSEGYTLASITPTHVGAWNSNLKGQFSPEDFAFVTRVQLDPYILAVNADSEFKTLGDLVDYMKAHPGEIKVGGYGAVGSGHNVAWNIFADTAGVEGTWTNYGSTSDAVTALLGNHVDVANSNPGKVMQYVESGELRVLGVFNEERLESLPEVPTYEEAGFDANVDWAQFRGIYTNGDVPEEVLQKLSEAFEEAMNTDEFKKFLKESKTEYGYMDYKEFTDFINKQMEVNNDWLNKLGIK from the coding sequence ATGAAAATCTGTAAGCGCTTTAAGGGTATTTTCTTATTTACATTAGTATTAATTCTGGCAGCATGTTCATCAACAACAACGGGAGAGGGTGCATCTGAAAGCTCAGATGGGGAAGGTAGTGGATATCCTAATAAGGAAATAAAAATAATTGTTCATACGAGTCCCGGGGGTCCTACAGATACAATGGTTCGTAAATTGGCGACAGAAGCAGAGCCTATTCTAGGGCAATCTATAATAGTAGAAAACAAGAAAGGCGGTAGTGGTGCAGCACAAATGGCCGCTCTCCAGTCCGGTGATTCGGAAGGCTATACCTTGGCATCAATTACACCGACCCATGTGGGAGCTTGGAACAGCAATTTAAAGGGGCAGTTTAGTCCAGAAGATTTTGCATTTGTCACAAGAGTACAGTTGGATCCTTACATCCTAGCTGTTAATGCGGATAGTGAGTTTAAAACACTTGGTGATTTAGTTGATTATATGAAAGCGCATCCAGGTGAAATCAAAGTAGGTGGATATGGAGCAGTAGGGTCCGGACATAATGTGGCTTGGAATATATTCGCTGATACTGCTGGTGTTGAAGGTACATGGACGAATTACGGGAGCACAAGTGACGCAGTAACTGCTTTGTTGGGCAATCATGTTGACGTGGCAAATTCTAATCCGGGGAAAGTTATGCAATATGTTGAGTCTGGGGAGCTAAGGGTGCTAGGGGTCTTTAACGAGGAAAGACTAGAGTCATTGCCTGAAGTTCCAACTTATGAAGAAGCTGGTTTCGATGCAAATGTTGATTGGGCTCAATTTAGAGGTATTTATACAAATGGTGATGTACCGGAAGAGGTTTTACAAAAATTAAGTGAGGCCTTTGAGGAAGCGATGAACACTGATGAGTTCAAGAAGTTTTTAAAAGAATCTAAGACAGAATATGGGTACATGGATTATAAAGAGTTTACTGATTTTATAAATAAACAGATGGAGGTTAATAACGATTGGCTCAATAAATTGGGAATAAAGTAA
- a CDS encoding AtuA-related protein: MKLFEIAHSRAGDKGDILSLSLIPYEEKNFEKLCEKVTPEAVKNHLKDVVQGEVVRYELPNIKALNFVCYQSLLGGVTTSLAMDTHGKTLSSALLEMEID; this comes from the coding sequence TTGAAGCTATTCGAGATTGCACATAGTCGCGCCGGAGACAAAGGAGATATTCTGAGCCTATCTCTCATTCCTTATGAAGAAAAGAATTTTGAAAAGTTATGTGAAAAGGTCACACCGGAAGCAGTGAAGAATCATTTGAAAGATGTTGTTCAAGGGGAGGTGGTTCGTTATGAACTACCTAATATTAAAGCATTAAATTTTGTTTGTTATCAAAGCTTGCTTGGTGGAGTCACGACTTCGCTTGCTATGGACACTCATGGAAAAACTTTGAGCAGTGCGTTACTAGAGATGGAGATTGATTAA